In one ANME-2 cluster archaeon genomic region, the following are encoded:
- the gatE gene encoding Glu-tRNA(Gln) amidotransferase subunit GatE has translation MSSKYDYKQLGLMSGLEIHQQLNTKEKLFCGCPTVLRDVEDSNFEFFRYLRPTRSEMGEVDRAAAEEAMLTKQFVYKAYDTTCLVENDEEPPRELNPEALNLTLQIAKLMNMDPFDEVFTMRKIVIDGSNTSGFQRTALVSTGGYIETTQGNVGVGVLCLEEDAAQRVEDKVDRVIYSLDRQGIPLVEIGTDPDIVSPAHAREVAETIGMLLRSTGRVKRGLGTIRQDVNISIARGARVEIKGVQALDLIETIVEQEVERQVNLLDIMEKLQSGNASVPGDIVNVTHLFTQTQSKVIKKAIKRGVVLALNLPGFAGQVGREIQPGRRLGTEFSDYAKKSGVGGIFHTDELPAYGITEQEVDTVREAVGAGDGDCVILVADRKDRAQGALQMVVERARLALEAIPEETRRGLPDGNSAYMRPLPGAARMYPETDVPSVVVPRDMLDSIELPELLPERKARYMEELGLNEELAGIVASKHLELFELIIAEVPGIDPTLVASTLVNTLTKLRRESLRLESELTHEFDIDKVEPYHYVEVFKLFVSGGAAKEVIPDLLIGIAQNPKMYVKDIAKNMGLGQKRIEDIELIVENIINQRIDFVEERGIGAVGPLMGEVMKEFRGSVDGKVLSALLKEKIEARLNSIK, from the coding sequence ATGAGCAGCAAGTATGATTATAAACAACTGGGCTTGATGTCAGGTCTTGAGATCCACCAGCAGCTTAACACGAAAGAGAAACTGTTCTGCGGCTGCCCGACAGTCCTGAGAGATGTAGAGGATTCCAATTTCGAGTTCTTCAGGTACCTGCGTCCCACCCGCAGCGAAATGGGAGAAGTAGACCGGGCCGCGGCCGAAGAGGCCATGCTGACAAAACAGTTCGTTTACAAAGCCTATGATACAACATGCCTTGTAGAAAATGACGAGGAACCGCCCAGGGAGTTGAACCCGGAGGCACTTAACCTCACACTACAGATCGCCAAACTCATGAACATGGACCCGTTCGATGAGGTCTTTACAATGCGTAAGATCGTTATAGACGGTTCCAATACATCCGGATTCCAGCGTACTGCCCTGGTATCCACAGGCGGGTACATTGAGACCACACAGGGAAATGTGGGTGTCGGTGTACTGTGCCTTGAAGAAGATGCTGCCCAGAGGGTGGAGGATAAAGTGGACAGGGTAATATATTCACTTGACAGACAGGGCATTCCCCTGGTGGAGATCGGGACCGACCCCGATATTGTATCACCTGCCCATGCCAGGGAAGTGGCAGAGACCATAGGCATGCTGCTGCGCTCTACAGGCAGGGTCAAGCGTGGCCTGGGAACGATCAGGCAGGACGTGAACATCTCCATTGCCAGGGGCGCACGGGTAGAGATCAAGGGTGTGCAGGCCCTGGACCTTATCGAGACCATTGTGGAGCAGGAAGTGGAGCGGCAGGTGAACCTGCTTGACATTATGGAAAAACTGCAATCCGGTAATGCTTCGGTTCCAGGGGATATTGTCAATGTCACACACCTGTTCACCCAAACCCAGTCAAAGGTCATTAAAAAAGCAATAAAGCGTGGTGTTGTACTGGCATTGAACCTGCCGGGTTTTGCAGGGCAAGTGGGCCGCGAGATACAGCCAGGGCGAAGGCTGGGTACCGAGTTCTCAGACTATGCCAAGAAATCAGGTGTTGGCGGAATATTCCATACAGATGAACTGCCTGCATACGGCATAACCGAACAGGAAGTGGATACCGTGCGCGAGGCAGTAGGTGCCGGGGACGGGGACTGTGTTATATTAGTTGCAGACCGAAAAGACAGGGCACAGGGTGCCCTGCAAATGGTGGTCGAACGGGCACGTTTAGCACTGGAGGCCATTCCCGAAGAGACAAGGAGGGGACTGCCCGACGGTAACTCTGCATATATGAGACCTCTGCCCGGGGCGGCCAGGATGTATCCCGAGACAGATGTGCCATCTGTAGTGGTGCCCAGGGATATGCTGGATTCCATTGAACTGCCTGAACTATTACCGGAACGGAAAGCCAGATACATGGAAGAATTGGGACTGAACGAAGAACTGGCTGGAATTGTGGCTTCGAAACATTTAGAATTATTTGAATTAATTATAGCAGAAGTGCCAGGTATTGATCCAACACTGGTTGCAAGTACACTTGTGAATACTCTTACCAAACTCAGACGGGAAAGCCTTAGACTGGAAAGCGAATTGACTCATGAATTTGATATAGATAAAGTAGAGCCTTATCATTATGTTGAAGTTTTCAAATTATTCGTTTCTGGCGGTGCTGCTAAAGAAGTAATACCTGATCTGTTGATCGGGATTGCACAAAACCCGAAAATGTATGTAAAAGATATTGCTAAAAATATGGGTTTGGGACAAAAACGCATTGAAGACATTGAACTCATAGTGGAAAATATTATAAATCAACGCATTGACTTTGTAGAAGAACGAGGTATTGGGGCAGTTGGACCGTTAATGGGTGAAGTTATGAAGGAATTCAGGGGCAGTGTGGATGGGAAAGTCCTCAGCGCCCTTCTCAAAGAGAAGATTGAAGCACGACTCAACTCAATAAAATAA
- the tnpA gene encoding IS200/IS605 family transposase, giving the protein MFSPKYRGKVLVGYVAMLAEAIIRKTCKELDIKIIDMSVSSDHIHIFIQYPPKYSVSFIAKRLKGITSRILRQEFPEIKEWCKKSLWAPSCYRGSVGHGWEVVEKYIAGQDRKS; this is encoded by the coding sequence GTGTTTTCTCCCAAGTACAGGGGCAAGGTGCTGGTTGGCTATGTGGCCATGTTGGCTGAGGCGATTATCAGGAAGACCTGTAAGGAGCTTGATATTAAGATTATTGATATGTCAGTAAGTAGTGATCACATCCATATTTTTATTCAATATCCACCAAAGTATTCCGTAAGTTTTATTGCAAAGAGGCTCAAAGGTATAACCAGCAGGATATTGCGCCAGGAATTCCCTGAAATTAAGGAATGGTGCAAGAAGAGTTTATGGGCTCCAAGTTGCTATCGTGGAAGTGTTGGGCATGGCTGGGAAGTTGTTGAGAAATATATCGCCGGACAAGATAGAAAATCGTGA